One genomic region from Spirulina subsalsa PCC 9445 encodes:
- a CDS encoding type II toxin-antitoxin system VapC family toxin produces the protein MKILLDTHIFLWFITNNRRLDERFRIGALRRSSN, from the coding sequence ATGAAAATCCTCTTAGATACTCATATCTTTCTCTGGTTTATTACAAATAATCGCCGACTCGATGAAAGATTTAGAATCGGTGCGTTACGGCGCTCATCCAATTGA
- a CDS encoding aspartyl protease family protein: protein MHKFSYIATACLTLFLTTYREQPTFPEVAPPAMSHPLPSSAPLPLTDGLRAIVQLQDLELPPPQTTGEATIPLRVLTGTRVFVLDLAIGGRTGTFLFDIGASTSMLSTPTVKDLGLQGKALPQELLTSAVAGDECETMNANLHPFPPLTRDSLRIEGLQGLEFTDVIIPGRLDGVLGMDVLGHYDLQVDPRQRMLTMLASGSNPELDLGEAVPLKERLGVLLVQVEINGEGPFTFLIDNGADRMFISQGLAELLELGEEDRSPIQIQGFCGLESAQATVLSRVKLAQHEQGNLDAIILASPVLKLLEVDGIVGQNFLNEYQQYWRFDRDEVEGKLQGGRLLLTPYPTR, encoded by the coding sequence ATGCACAAATTTTCCTACATCGCCACCGCTTGTTTAACCCTGTTCCTCACCACCTACCGGGAACAGCCCACCTTCCCGGAAGTCGCCCCCCCCGCGATGTCCCATCCTCTCCCCTCCAGCGCCCCCTTGCCCCTGACGGACGGATTACGCGCCATTGTGCAACTGCAAGATTTAGAATTACCCCCCCCTCAAACCACAGGAGAGGCCACGATTCCCTTGAGGGTGTTAACGGGGACAAGGGTTTTTGTCTTAGATTTGGCAATCGGGGGGCGCACCGGAACCTTTTTATTTGATATCGGGGCCTCTACTTCCATGTTATCCACCCCCACCGTCAAGGATTTAGGGCTGCAAGGGAAGGCCTTACCTCAAGAATTGCTCACCTCTGCCGTCGCGGGGGATGAGTGCGAAACCATGAACGCCAATCTACACCCTTTCCCCCCTTTAACGCGGGATTCCCTGCGCATTGAAGGCCTCCAAGGTTTAGAGTTTACCGATGTCATCATTCCGGGGAGACTGGATGGGGTGTTAGGGATGGATGTATTAGGTCATTATGACTTACAAGTGGACCCCCGCCAACGAATGTTAACCATGCTGGCTTCGGGGAGTAATCCTGAACTAGATTTAGGGGAAGCGGTGCCCTTAAAGGAGCGCTTGGGGGTGTTATTAGTGCAGGTGGAGATTAATGGGGAGGGGCCTTTTACGTTTTTAATTGATAATGGGGCGGATCGGATGTTTATTTCCCAAGGATTAGCGGAGTTATTGGAGTTAGGAGAGGAAGACCGTTCCCCCATTCAAATTCAAGGATTTTGTGGCTTAGAATCTGCTCAAGCAACAGTTTTAAGTCGGGTGAAATTGGCGCAGCATGAGCAAGGGAATTTAGACGCGATTATTCTGGCTTCTCCGGTGTTGAAACTGTTGGAAGTTGATGGCATTGTTGGGCAAAATTTCTTAAATGAGTATCAACAATATTGGCGTTTTGACCGGGATGAGGTGGAGGGTAAATTACAGGGAGGGCGTTTATTATTGACTCCTTATCCTACCCGTTAA
- a CDS encoding pilus assembly FimT family protein: MVRRSSQSGFTLLELLIAIVIIGILGSLMAASWQGFVMRQRLNTARSQAYQALQGAKSNALRDKITWVAGFREVEVSGRVRSQWSVYSATTDPDQIRWEYFEAGVQIDPETFFTTSSDEIHRVFFNHKGCPATSTHHDCLGVPPGRITFSSPQGGKVKRCVIISTLLGTMRFGEEQPRPTSSGKYCN; this comes from the coding sequence ATGGTGCGTCGTTCCTCCCAGTCTGGTTTTACGTTGCTTGAACTGTTGATCGCGATTGTGATCATTGGGATTTTGGGGTCGCTGATGGCGGCTTCTTGGCAGGGGTTTGTGATGCGCCAAAGGCTCAATACGGCACGGAGTCAGGCTTATCAGGCGCTACAAGGGGCGAAAAGTAATGCGCTGCGGGATAAGATTACTTGGGTGGCGGGGTTTCGGGAGGTGGAGGTTTCGGGGAGGGTGCGATCGCAATGGTCGGTTTATTCAGCTACCACAGACCCGGATCAAATCCGGTGGGAGTATTTCGAGGCTGGGGTACAAATTGACCCAGAAACCTTTTTCACCACCTCCTCCGATGAGATTCACCGGGTTTTCTTCAACCATAAAGGCTGTCCGGCCACCAGCACCCATCATGACTGTTTAGGAGTCCCACCGGGACGGATTACCTTTTCGAGTCCCCAAGGGGGCAAGGTAAAGCGCTGTGTGATTATCTCTACCCTATTAGGGACGATGCGCTTCGGAGAGGAACAACCCCGGCCAACCAGTAGCGGGAAATATTGCAATTAA
- a CDS encoding pilus assembly FimT family protein has protein sequence MNPKIHKLLRLGLSRSENSHSTQGFTLLELLVVVIMVGILAAIVGPGWLGFVNRQRLGTVNGAILRAIQETQNKAQAEKVNYSVAFRMFNGVPQIAIYPSPPEGATDFEISENYWRERDLGRELGINRNQVLILTNLAGDNTLSNPDDVATLIPNVTANPDPDQVYPSITFTHTGDLPDPFPTIPAHGFQMVVAFPQSPGSNQPVNGSKQCVVLQTLIGGLRTGSGQFNATTNPQGCI, from the coding sequence ATGAATCCGAAAATCCATAAGTTACTGCGACTGGGTTTGAGCCGTTCTGAAAATTCCCACTCAACCCAAGGTTTCACCTTGCTGGAATTGCTGGTGGTGGTGATTATGGTGGGGATTCTGGCGGCGATTGTTGGCCCGGGCTGGTTAGGTTTTGTCAATCGACAGCGTTTAGGGACGGTAAATGGTGCAATTTTACGGGCGATTCAAGAGACACAGAATAAGGCGCAAGCGGAAAAGGTGAATTATAGTGTTGCGTTTAGAATGTTTAACGGGGTGCCACAGATTGCCATTTATCCCAGTCCTCCCGAAGGGGCAACAGATTTTGAGATATCGGAAAATTATTGGCGAGAGCGAGATTTAGGTAGGGAGTTAGGAATTAATCGCAATCAGGTTTTAATTCTGACTAATTTGGCGGGGGATAATACGTTAAGTAATCCCGATGACGTGGCGACGTTGATTCCTAATGTAACCGCAAACCCGGATCCCGATCAGGTCTACCCGTCGATTACCTTTACCCATACGGGGGATCTCCCGGATCCCTTCCCAACAATTCCAGCGCATGGTTTTCAGATGGTGGTGGCTTTCCCCCAAAGTCCGGGGAGTAATCAGCCTGTGAATGGTTCTAAACAATGTGTGGTGTTACAAACGTTAATCGGAGGGTTACGGACGGGAAGTGGTCAATTTAATGCGACGACTAATCCCCAAGGTTGTATTTAA
- the hpsC gene encoding hormogonium polysaccharide secretion pseudopilin HpsC: MDSIHLLLKTLLKTTPTQRKNSGFTLIELLVSMLIAALVITPLLGLAVNLIRTDRDEMARATTEQEIQMAVDYIARDLQQAVYIYDAVALTRNHNEQGTNSGIRDQIPPVSVAPGCNNTSMDCVPVLAFWKRRPVRNAIPIDRRPSQQGTNCLTATNAAQQCNDTFVYSLVVYYLIRNTDNTATVWSPTARIGRFELHDGIYDPAPPRNATSRYLPDDRSVLSPSTGFRLFNLNLPGTDLASKMNRWTRDSGTFGPREQVQILVDYVDHSPSTGNNAPPAEACPTDTGWTTSPVPDSVPNGFPATSFFACINSASNTARVHIRGNALARTRNIARSEYRPSLSAYFPTTRTQVTARGRLVQQQR, from the coding sequence ATGGATAGCATTCATCTACTTTTAAAAACTCTTTTAAAAACAACTCCAACTCAGAGAAAAAATTCCGGTTTTACCCTCATTGAGTTGCTGGTTTCTATGCTGATTGCTGCTTTAGTCATTACCCCCTTGCTGGGGTTAGCCGTGAACTTAATCCGTACAGACCGCGACGAAATGGCTAGGGCGACCACAGAACAAGAAATTCAAATGGCCGTTGATTATATTGCCCGGGATTTACAACAGGCGGTTTATATCTATGATGCTGTGGCCTTGACTCGTAACCACAATGAACAGGGTACTAACTCAGGGATTCGTGACCAAATTCCCCCCGTCTCTGTCGCCCCGGGGTGTAATAATACAAGCATGGATTGCGTGCCTGTGTTGGCTTTCTGGAAGCGCCGCCCGGTGAGAAATGCTATCCCCATTGACCGCCGCCCTAGTCAACAAGGAACTAATTGCCTAACAGCTACTAATGCGGCGCAACAGTGTAATGATACCTTTGTCTATTCCTTAGTGGTGTATTACTTAATCCGCAATACGGACAACACCGCAACAGTGTGGTCGCCAACTGCTCGCATTGGACGCTTTGAACTCCATGATGGGATATATGACCCCGCCCCTCCCCGCAATGCGACATCCCGTTATTTGCCCGATGACCGCTCAGTATTGTCCCCGAGTACCGGGTTTCGGCTTTTTAACTTAAACCTCCCCGGAACTGACTTGGCCAGTAAAATGAACCGTTGGACTCGGGACTCAGGGACTTTCGGCCCCCGGGAACAAGTCCAGATTTTAGTGGATTATGTGGATCATAGTCCCAGCACTGGCAATAATGCCCCCCCCGCAGAAGCTTGTCCAACGGATACAGGCTGGACGACTAGCCCGGTGCCGGACTCTGTGCCGAATGGTTTCCCCGCTACCAGTTTCTTTGCTTGTATTAATAGCGCCAGCAATACGGCGCGGGTTCATATTCGCGGTAATGCTTTAGCGAGGACGCGGAATATTGCGCGGTCTGAGTATCGACCATCTCTTTCGGCTTATTTCCCAACGACGCGGACTCAGGTAACGGCTAGAGGTCGCTTGGTGCAACAACAACGTTAA
- the hpsB gene encoding hormogonium polysaccharide secretion pseudopilin HpsB: protein MFLKKPSPKIHASPHPQEGFTIIESLLAIFVVGILLVAIGPVLGFSAATRFQARRIELGSQAGRSYVEALRSRSIPPPQIATTVTATTPNAALDALRNVPVPTVTNLDCNASSYCTSPAPNSHSSFFCVDGNNDGKCTTDQFNDFIIQASGVQRPANPPITDNVRRADRGYFLGIRVYRADGFKTGSGALQRSTDTIQTQAKLTTGGLGNRNAPIMEFTTEITTSNTSYADICRRLGGCQ from the coding sequence ATGTTTCTCAAAAAACCCTCGCCTAAAATCCATGCTTCCCCCCACCCTCAAGAAGGATTCACCATCATTGAATCCCTCCTAGCCATCTTTGTAGTGGGAATTTTGCTAGTGGCCATTGGTCCAGTGTTGGGTTTTTCCGCCGCCACCCGCTTCCAAGCCCGACGGATTGAACTCGGCTCCCAAGCTGGCCGCAGTTACGTTGAAGCCCTCAGAAGTCGGTCTATTCCCCCCCCGCAAATTGCCACCACCGTTACCGCCACCACCCCCAACGCCGCCCTAGATGCCCTCAGAAACGTTCCTGTCCCGACAGTAACGAATTTAGACTGTAACGCTAGCAGTTACTGCACAAGCCCCGCACCGAACAGCCACTCTAGTTTTTTCTGTGTGGATGGCAATAACGACGGCAAATGTACCACCGACCAATTTAATGATTTTATTATCCAAGCCTCTGGAGTCCAACGACCCGCCAACCCTCCAATTACAGATAATGTACGCCGTGCAGACCGAGGTTATTTTTTAGGGATTCGGGTATATCGCGCCGATGGTTTTAAGACAGGTTCTGGTGCCCTCCAACGTAGCACAGACACGATACAAACACAGGCAAAACTGACCACTGGCGGCTTGGGGAATCGCAATGCTCCTATCATGGAATTCACCACAGAAATCACAACCAGCAACACCAGTTATGCAGATATTTGTCGGCGCTTAGGAGGATGTCAGTGA
- the hpsA gene encoding hormogonium polysaccharide biosynthesis protein HpsA produces MSMLQRLINSFQALGRELLLLPRKLLRTLKQAFNRLLHQRLHPQQQSSTQAGFVLPTVVMVILVVTLLTTSILFRSTDRAKNAGNFRVNQVVLSAVSPALDRAKAKLNAAFEDPTLPQGTPSDLAVTNVLSNSRYTLPDEVRLRLAVDFRNGAGQLTPDNTIQATNDRGLEFNETITTAWRFPVDTDNNGRFDSFTLYGIYYRSPSRDNSGLFNRVRVPLDARTPPQDDGASSGACTAALGTSASLVGADGWYKAGGVLKKGFFTYAATVPIVDINQQGLFPTGTNLALYENHQGNRGFAAVEYQQDRARIPLGNNAIAYEDDLDMFSGTPLRINGRIVVNSNLHAGTTRNGNLHFYQVSSDESCFYEAENARIIIGGNITNGLVGSTQTWNTINFDLFRGRGNDPSTANFANAQASSTSSNASVTAYNTQAYEERIQLLVNAAIDRNSFNAPPGTAPNRTVTGNDPEPVRNRVRDLINNEANPRNSDSARREALEVWFRNRTRRVPFAEVPFGQSATTGFTTANVLQGQGTDFLRPPDNWIYPFALNNHTSANAQSRISLRLENVPASDPDLLDEREINLGDRILAGNNLPPNWYDPSTENFADANTQQIYQPATNWLSAGSGTGAPGPRYRKTRVRELVDLGLTDRDGFWETQAATLPENELDGIGGLRIVTGAGVYLPANDNITGADTVVWPDWMPQPRDPQPGRTPAGHPYEGKIFYDPDGNASTANNIAIDDSAARRPYLKMRATAVYHYVRDDDNNARTPAPPVACVSSFYDPTDSTTARNRAGLSGNSGDLGWNQGAAGVPTRTGISGSVANSNNGITYSPPTVNGLTVGSGDAALAYQASLVYPNGRLVNPQLAKALNTPSNQRTLADRAAIDSTLCALQILNGGISPTETPTAGFPLPHGTIQEVSFLDGREIKMIEGNSSSTVFNLGSAGSERNQANTDFTQANNYTHQPENAAQSGLSEYDLSVEFRQPMEIRATAINLDLLRRQSTNSTTEGPQDEWMLPASGIIYATRDDALPDASDKPARSDNTVANKPRIPLNNNPNTPYNESNGVVNLAAYDLAQDRVSPSDFWLDPTRRASAILLINGRELGRNASNQFVESEKGLILATNLPVYIKAQNANGTRGGFNLHDSEEFTTTLDDTWSNFYSRTENTLNPQFACRTNDDRLPGCTTGDRWRTASILSDAVTLLSENFRFGFRNEGDYDLRNNQVDNLFRGQEGQNQLPNFVSSNAATNRLPVTPPTEARRSALSLSAATNTWEDTVEEKRLFNGFWDNTFVTNGLSSYVDAFGVSGGGRYLDTSYSENANPGLYSSYFNNFVTPIQRRGDFPEYLMEICTKTPVSECKAEDWSVNGGSSLIKASNQINVVLSLTGDHKAGTTARFSSAELQKFPRRVAFLRMTEEIQEVIDGGGRLLGANDDPITTLPPVDGLILGASDYPIPLGITGTGTGTIACHTYSGTVKLQESDGSGGFTTVWTCSAATPRVTDNALWFKPSKEANRPNAAPTNNNNQDYTANDRLPYIRNDALTSVRANLLAQPLLEPVLQLHSPSGTQTRLNETDAATPIQTTHWIPRAVDSNGANIPKGTFNLVMATGDSPSRYAVGTQAVEFNGAVSNLPRFLEQWRPATGAAPYPVTIQGSFIQLKRSAYATAPFWQILKENNPNAFAIPNNNNSVFSYAQGYSFNAGRLQSYYPPARLWGFDVGVLSQLPDLFSQRFTLPPTDAPNEYFREVGRNDNWIQTLLCATYNPATPNAPTPTARAVSLQERPRGNRCAELRQ; encoded by the coding sequence ATGTCAATGCTTCAACGGCTTATCAACAGTTTTCAGGCTCTCGGGCGAGAACTGCTTTTGCTGCCCAGAAAGCTGCTCAGAACCCTAAAACAGGCCTTTAACCGCCTACTGCACCAACGGTTACACCCTCAACAGCAATCTTCCACCCAGGCCGGGTTTGTGCTGCCTACTGTTGTTATGGTGATTCTGGTTGTCACCCTACTCACGACCTCTATTCTCTTCCGGTCTACTGACCGAGCGAAAAACGCCGGGAATTTCCGGGTGAATCAAGTCGTCCTCAGTGCTGTATCCCCGGCCTTAGACCGAGCGAAAGCCAAACTCAACGCCGCCTTTGAAGACCCTACCCTACCCCAGGGCACCCCGTCCGATTTAGCCGTTACCAACGTTTTAAGTAATTCACGCTACACCCTCCCCGATGAAGTGCGCCTCCGTTTGGCCGTGGATTTTCGGAACGGAGCCGGACAACTCACCCCAGACAATACCATTCAGGCTACCAACGACCGAGGCTTAGAATTTAACGAAACCATTACCACCGCTTGGCGGTTTCCCGTCGATACAGACAACAACGGGAGATTTGATAGTTTTACCCTCTACGGCATTTATTACCGCAGTCCTAGCCGAGATAACAGTGGTTTGTTTAACCGGGTCCGAGTTCCCCTTGATGCTCGCACCCCACCCCAAGATGATGGGGCGAGTAGCGGAGCTTGTACGGCAGCCTTGGGAACCAGTGCCAGCTTAGTCGGGGCTGATGGTTGGTATAAAGCCGGGGGAGTCTTGAAAAAAGGTTTCTTTACCTATGCCGCCACGGTTCCCATCGTAGACATTAATCAACAAGGTCTTTTCCCCACGGGGACGAATTTAGCCCTTTACGAAAACCATCAAGGCAACCGAGGCTTTGCGGCGGTGGAGTATCAACAAGACCGCGCCCGGATTCCTTTGGGCAATAACGCCATTGCCTATGAAGATGACCTCGATATGTTCTCTGGGACACCTTTAAGAATTAATGGTCGGATTGTGGTGAATAGTAACCTCCACGCCGGGACTACCCGCAATGGCAACCTACACTTTTATCAAGTCAGTAGTGATGAGTCCTGTTTTTACGAGGCAGAAAACGCCCGGATTATTATTGGTGGCAATATTACCAATGGTTTAGTGGGGAGTACCCAAACCTGGAATACTATTAACTTTGACCTATTCCGAGGTCGGGGCAATGACCCAAGCACTGCTAATTTTGCCAATGCTCAAGCCTCTTCCACTAGCAGCAATGCCAGTGTAACGGCTTACAACACCCAAGCCTACGAAGAGCGCATTCAATTGTTAGTCAATGCTGCTATTGACCGCAATAGTTTCAACGCACCGCCGGGAACCGCCCCTAACCGAACAGTCACCGGAAACGACCCGGAACCCGTGCGGAATCGGGTACGAGATTTAATCAACAACGAAGCCAACCCCAGAAATTCTGACAGTGCCAGACGGGAAGCCTTAGAAGTCTGGTTTAGAAACCGGACTCGTCGCGTTCCCTTTGCTGAAGTTCCCTTTGGACAAAGTGCCACGACCGGGTTTACAACAGCCAACGTTTTGCAGGGTCAGGGAACGGACTTTTTACGGCCGCCTGACAATTGGATTTATCCTTTTGCCCTGAATAATCACACCTCGGCCAATGCTCAAAGTCGGATTAGCTTAAGACTAGAAAACGTTCCGGCCAGTGACCCAGATTTGTTGGATGAACGGGAAATAAATTTAGGCGATCGCATTTTAGCAGGAAACAACCTCCCGCCCAACTGGTACGACCCCAGCACAGAAAACTTTGCCGATGCCAACACCCAACAAATTTATCAGCCCGCCACCAACTGGTTAAGTGCCGGGTCAGGAACCGGGGCTCCAGGTCCACGCTATCGGAAAACCCGCGTCCGGGAATTAGTAGACCTTGGGTTAACCGACCGGGACGGCTTCTGGGAAACCCAAGCCGCCACCCTGCCAGAAAACGAACTCGACGGGATTGGTGGCTTGCGTATCGTCACCGGAGCCGGGGTCTACTTACCCGCCAATGACAACATCACTGGAGCAGATACAGTAGTTTGGCCTGATTGGATGCCTCAACCTCGGGATCCTCAACCCGGCCGCACACCCGCCGGACATCCCTATGAGGGCAAAATCTTCTATGACCCCGACGGCAACGCCAGCACAGCGAACAACATCGCCATTGACGACTCGGCCGCCCGTCGGCCTTACCTGAAAATGCGCGCTACCGCCGTTTATCACTACGTCCGGGATGACGACAACAACGCCCGCACCCCCGCCCCTCCCGTGGCCTGTGTGAGTAGTTTTTACGACCCCACCGACAGCACCACCGCCCGCAACCGTGCCGGACTGTCCGGTAATAGCGGGGATCTGGGCTGGAATCAAGGGGCAGCAGGAGTTCCTACCCGAACAGGCATTTCCGGCAGTGTTGCCAACTCCAACAACGGCATCACCTACAGCCCACCCACCGTTAATGGTTTAACCGTTGGCTCAGGAGATGCCGCTTTAGCCTATCAAGCCAGCTTAGTCTATCCCAACGGGCGCTTAGTGAACCCCCAACTGGCTAAAGCGCTTAATACGCCCAGTAACCAACGCACCCTAGCAGATCGGGCGGCCATTGACTCCACACTCTGCGCCCTGCAAATTCTGAACGGTGGCATCAGCCCCACAGAAACCCCTACCGCCGGATTCCCCTTGCCCCACGGCACCATTCAAGAAGTCTCCTTTTTAGATGGTCGGGAAATCAAGATGATTGAAGGGAACAGCAGCAGCACTGTTTTTAACCTAGGCAGTGCGGGCAGCGAAAGAAACCAAGCGAACACCGACTTCACCCAAGCCAACAACTACACCCATCAACCGGAAAATGCCGCTCAAAGCGGACTGTCAGAGTACGACCTCTCCGTAGAATTCCGTCAACCGATGGAAATTCGCGCCACGGCCATTAATTTGGATCTGCTGCGGCGACAAAGCACCAACAGCACGACCGAAGGGCCTCAAGACGAGTGGATGTTACCCGCGAGTGGGATTATCTACGCCACTCGGGATGATGCCCTGCCCGATGCCAGCGATAAACCCGCCCGCAGTGATAACACCGTAGCCAATAAACCCAGAATTCCCCTAAACAATAACCCCAACACTCCCTACAACGAGAGTAATGGGGTCGTGAACCTCGCCGCCTACGACTTGGCACAAGATCGGGTGAGTCCTTCAGACTTCTGGTTAGACCCCACCCGCCGCGCTAGTGCCATTCTGTTGATTAACGGTCGAGAATTGGGGCGTAATGCCAGTAATCAATTTGTGGAATCAGAGAAAGGGTTAATCTTAGCCACTAACCTCCCAGTGTATATCAAAGCCCAAAACGCCAACGGCACCCGAGGGGGCTTTAACCTCCATGATTCCGAAGAATTCACCACCACCTTAGACGATACTTGGAGTAACTTCTATAGCCGAACAGAAAACACACTGAATCCCCAATTTGCCTGTCGCACCAATGACGACCGCTTGCCCGGTTGTACCACTGGCGACCGATGGCGCACGGCTTCCATCTTGTCTGATGCTGTCACCCTGCTGTCGGAAAATTTCCGCTTTGGTTTCCGCAACGAGGGAGACTATGACTTGAGAAATAATCAGGTCGATAACCTCTTCCGAGGGCAAGAGGGACAAAACCAGTTACCTAACTTTGTGTCATCTAATGCGGCAACCAACCGACTCCCGGTAACTCCGCCTACTGAGGCTCGGCGTTCTGCCCTGAGTCTTTCGGCGGCTACCAATACTTGGGAGGACACCGTGGAAGAAAAACGGCTGTTTAACGGGTTCTGGGATAACACCTTTGTCACCAATGGTTTATCTAGTTATGTCGATGCGTTTGGGGTATCTGGGGGCGGTCGCTATCTTGATACAAGTTACTCTGAAAACGCGAACCCCGGACTGTATAGTTCCTATTTCAACAACTTTGTCACCCCTATCCAACGGCGGGGCGATTTCCCTGAATATCTGATGGAAATTTGCACAAAGACACCCGTTTCAGAATGTAAAGCCGAGGATTGGTCTGTTAATGGGGGAAGTAGTCTGATTAAGGCTTCTAATCAAATTAATGTAGTTCTCTCCCTGACTGGAGATCATAAAGCTGGCACAACTGCACGTTTCTCCAGTGCTGAACTCCAAAAATTCCCCCGTCGTGTGGCCTTCTTGCGCATGACCGAGGAGATTCAAGAGGTCATTGATGGTGGGGGACGATTACTGGGTGCGAATGACGATCCTATCACTACATTACCGCCAGTTGATGGACTCATTTTAGGAGCTAGTGATTATCCGATCCCTCTAGGAATAACGGGAACAGGAACTGGGACAATTGCCTGTCATACCTATAGCGGTACAGTTAAGCTACAAGAATCTGATGGTAGTGGTGGATTCACCACAGTCTGGACGTGTAGCGCAGCAACACCGAGAGTCACTGATAACGCCCTATGGTTCAAACCCAGCAAGGAGGCTAACAGACCCAATGCTGCGCCAACTAACAACAATAATCAAGACTACACGGCTAACGACCGTCTGCCCTATATTCGGAATGATGCCCTCACCAGCGTTCGCGCTAACCTTCTCGCTCAACCCCTCCTAGAACCCGTACTGCAACTCCATAGTCCTAGCGGCACACAAACGAGATTGAACGAGACTGATGCAGCGACACCAATACAAACCACCCATTGGATTCCTCGGGCTGTGGATAGTAACGGAGCCAACATACCCAAGGGAACCTTTAACTTGGTCATGGCAACAGGGGATAGTCCTTCCCGTTATGCTGTGGGTACTCAAGCCGTTGAGTTCAACGGTGCTGTCTCCAACCTGCCCCGCTTCTTAGAACAGTGGCGACCTGCCACAGGAGCGGCCCCCTATCCCGTAACCATTCAAGGCTCTTTTATTCAACTCAAACGTAGTGCTTATGCCACCGCTCCTTTCTGGCAAATTCTGAAAGAGAATAACCCCAATGCCTTCGCCATTCCGAACAATAATAACAGCGTGTTCAGCTATGCCCAAGGCTACTCCTTTAACGCTGGCCGCCTCCAGAGTTATTATCCTCCTGCACGGCTTTGGGGTTTTGATGTAGGCGTACTATCCCAGTTGCCTGACCTGTTCTCCCAACGGTTCACCCTGCCCCCCACCGATGCCCCGAACGAGTATTTTCGGGAAGTGGGACGGAACGACAACTGGATTCAAACCCTCCTTTGTGCCACCTATAACCCAGCCACTCCCAATGCTCCCACGCCAACCGCCCGGGCGGTTAGCCTTCAAGAGCGACCAAGGGGAAACCGTTGCGCTGAGTTGCGGCAATAA